The following are encoded in a window of Caretta caretta isolate rCarCar2 chromosome 19, rCarCar1.hap1, whole genome shotgun sequence genomic DNA:
- the MAP3K6 gene encoding mitogen-activated protein kinase kinase kinase 6 isoform X8 has product MPLARRPWWGSRPWLLRARRRLRLHRKAWDRVAAAPRLSGVHTGKVFWWVGLGGPTWAATDPTGDRRRSGRKRPCQPFGPVSGGWGIRCTCAPPPTHTPELEAAGRGAGMDGESRPGSAERAGSCWQDPLAMAIAPSKPVAGAPGRRGSSSRSRALRVVYVLGGGSAQSLPLRCLRDACREVRAELETVPFGTLALGDTGPLGCFYNADVAVVEVSNSLCQPTLFYHLGVRESFSMTNNVLLCCHTDLPDLQALKEDICQKNSDCCGTYTFIPYVVTAQNKVLCCDASTMKCLTELFQPSFNVETFFTPLAGRLAKLLEGTPTNSCGYFRETIRQDIRKAREMYSGEQLSRELANIQQRLDNVELLSLDIVMNLLLSYRDVQDYDAIIRLVETLQALPTCDVAEQHNIRFHYTFALERRNQPGDREKALSVLLPVVERREGAAPDLYCMCGRIYKDLFIGSGFTDMEKRDQAYYWYSKAFDTEPSLHSGINSAVLLIAAGHQFETSVELRQIGVKLSCLLGNKGSVEKMQYYWDVGFYLGSWILASDLSKVIRASEKLYMLNAPVWYLTSVMETFLLYKHFKTCPEIKTPKQEQADFWMGFLLASCQPFVSTECCPVLILELTKVLQPAQLTVHNSEAEKLVTLCHICPPEERGISSWTFPASSIRGISISKCDERCCFLYVLHTAEDFQLYFPTQHHCQWFCKLIHSFVAELAVGGEEAGDGPDEDLEYDYEYTEMGDRVILGKGTYGVVYAGRDLSNQVRIAIKEIPERDSRYSQPLHEEIALHKRLQHRNIVQYLGSISQDGFIKIFMEEVPGGSLSSLLRSKWGPLKDNEPTIVFYTKQILEGLRYLHDNQIVHRDIKGDNVLINTYSGVLKISDFGTSKRLAGMSPSAETFTGTLQYMAPEIIDQGPRGYGKPADIWSLGCTVIEMATGHPPFYELGSPQAAMFKVGMFKMHPEVPDSMSGAAKAFILQCFEVDPDKRAPAAALLQEPFLTAPSRKKARSQAVPAAEGGTPGAASSPASEWAPAAEGASEARSPPLPLKAPRTAAKADSSSPAHSSSKVAQRCSYLGTGLPPTPQVPRLHCMSLLAALHSRLPRAAEEPAGLDCSSSPTPEENGGMFLLKKDSERRATLHQILTEEQPSIVAALVEAQSQSWEGGRLSSEHIAQLVSCLKSYICSPSRRQLSQDLLGLQALLWAEGLSLRHVQVPLFSFQDTVKQLLRQHQIKPHWMFALDNLMGQAVQAAFTILVTALAAHPRGPQQGAVDALLIAWLQSHGADEAATETFLQHGFTLPDLLTCATRDDLLYTGIRGGLVCKLWGAIQEHRKSLAKQVQREAA; this is encoded by the exons ATGCCCCTGGCGAGAAGGCCCTGGTGGGGCAGCCGCCCGTGGCTCCTGCGAGCCCGGCGGCGGCTGCGTTTGCACAGGAAGGCGTGGGACCGGGTAGCTGCCGCTCCCCGACTCTCAGGAGTTCACACAGGGAAAGTGTTTTGGTGGGTGGGGCTCGGGGGCCCCACGTGGGCTGCAACTGACCCAACTGGGGACCGGCGGCGCTCCGGGCGGAAACGGCCGTGCCAGCCTTTCGGCCCCGTGTCGGGGGGCTGGGGGATCCGCTGCACGTgcgcgcccccccccacacacacaccggaGCTCGAGGCTGCGGGGCGAGGCGCCGGCATGGACGGGGAGAGCAGGCCGGGAAGCGCCGagcgggcggggagctgctggcaggACCCCCTGGCCATGGCCATCGCCCCCAGCAAGCCGGTGGCCGGCGCCCCGGGCCGCCGGGGGAGCAGCAGCCGGAGCCGGGCTCTCCGCGTGGTCTACGTCCTCGGCGGGGGCTCggcccagtccctgcccctgcgCTGCCTGCGGGACGCCTGCCGGGAGGTGCGGGCGGAGCTGGAGACGGTGCCCTTCGGCACCCTGGCGCTGGGCGACACGggccccctgggctgcttctacAACGCCG ATGTGGCTGTGGTGGAAGTGAGCAACTCCTTGTGCCAGCCCACGCTCTTCTACCACCTCGGGGTGCGGGAGAGCTTCAGCATGACCAACAACGTCCTCCTGTGCTGCCACACTGACCTTCCGGACCTGCAGGCCCTCAAG GAGGATATCTGCCAGAAGAACTCC GACTGCTGCGGCACTTACACCTTCATCCCCTACGTGGTGACAGCCCAGAACAAAGTCCTGTGCTGTGATGCTAGCACCATGAAGTGCCTGACCGAGCTCTTCCAGCCCAGCTTCAACGTGGAGACCTTCTTCACCCCCCTGGCGGGGCGTCTGGCCAAGCTGCTGGAGGGCACCCCCACCAACTCCTG CGGCTATTTCCGGGAGACGATCCGCCAGGACATCCGCAAGGCCCGGGAGATGTACAGCGGGGAGCAGCTGAGCCGGGAGCTGGCCAACATCCAGCAGCGCCTGGACAATGTGGAGCTCCTCAGCCTGGACATCGTCATGAACCTCCTCCTGTCCTATCGGGACGTGCAG GACTACGATGCCATCATCAGGCTGGTGGAGAcgctccaggccctgcccaccTGCGACGTGGCCGAACAGCACAACATCCGCTTCCACTACACCTTCGCCCTCGAAAG GCGGAACCAGCCTGGGGACCGGGAGAAGGCGCTTTCCGTGCTCCTGCCGGTGGTGGAGAGGCGAGAAGGGGCGGCGCCCGACCTGTACTGCATGTGCGGCCGCATTTACAAGGACCTGTTCATCGGCTCCGGCTTCACGGACATGGAGAAAAGGGACCAGGCCTATTACTG GTACAGCAAAGCCTTTGACACGGAGCCGAGCCTCCACTCTGGGATTAACTCTGCTGTCCTGCTCATAGCAGCCGGGCACCAGTTTGAAACCTCCGTGGAGCTCCGGCAAATAG GCGTGAAGCTGAGCTGCCTTCTGGGCAATAAGGGCAGCGTGGAGAAGATGCAGTATTACTGGGATGTGGGCTTCTACCTGGGCTCCTGGATCCTGGCCAGCGACCTCAGCAAAGTCATCCGGGCCTCGGAGAAACTCTACATGCTCAATGCCCCTGTCTG GTACCTGACCTCCGTCATGGAGACCTTCCTCTTGTACAAACACTTCAAGACCTGCCCGGAGATCAAGACGCCCAAGCAGGAGCAGGCTGACTTCTGGATGGGCTTCCTGCTGGCGTCCTGCCAGCCCTTCGTCTCCACGGAGTGCTGCCCG GTGCTGATTCTAGAGCTGACCAAagtcctgcagccagcccagctgaCGGTGCACAATAGCGAGGCTGAAAAGTTGGTGACGCTGTGCCACATCTGCCCCCCAGAGGAG AGAGGGATCTCCAGCTGGACCTTTCCGGCTTCCTCCATCCGTGGAATCAG catctCCAAGTGTGACGAGCGCTGCTGCTTCCTATACGTGCTGCACACGGCTGAGGATTTCCAGCTGTACTTCCCCACCCAGCACCACTGCCAATG GTTCTGCAAGCTGATTCACTCCTTCGTGGCCGAGCTGGCAGTGGGGGGCGAGGAGGCGGGCGACGGCCCAGACGAGGACCTGGAG TACGACTACGAATATACGGAGATGGGCGACAGGGTGATCCTGGGCAAGGGGACCTATGGGGTTGTCTACGCCGGGCGGGACCTCAGCAACCAGGTGCGCATCGCCATCAAGGAGATCCCGGAGCGGGACAGCAG GTACTCTCAGCCCCTGCACGAGGAGATCGCCCTGCACAAGCGTCTGCAACACCGGAACATCGTCCAGTACCTGGGCTCCATCAGCCAGGACGGCTTCATCAAGATCTTCATGGAGGAGGTGCCGGGAG GGAGCCTCTCGTCCCTCCTGCGCTCCAAGTGGGGCCCCCTGAAGGACAACGAGCCCACCATCGTGTTCTACACCAAGCAGATCCTGGAGGGCCTGCGCTACCTGCATGACAACCAGATCGTCCACCGGGACATCAAG GGAGACAACGTCCTTATCAACACCTACAGCGGGGTGCTGAAGATCTCTGACTTCGGGACCTCCAAGAGGCTGGCTGGGATGAGCCCCAGCGCCGAGACCTTCACAG GCACCCTGCAGTACATGGCCCCAGAGATCATCGACCAGGGCCCCCGAGGCTACGGGAAGCCGGCCGATATCTGGTCCCTGGGCTGCACCGTCATCGAGATGGCCACGGGCCACCCCCCGTTCTATGAGCTGGGCAGCCCGCAGGCCGCCATGTTCAAG GTGGGCATGTTCAAGATGCACCCCGAGGTGCCTGACTCCATGTCGGGGGCAGCCAAGGCCTTCATCCTCCAGTGCTTTGAGGTGGATCCGGATAAGCGGGCGCCCGCCGCAGCCCTGCTCCAGGAGCCCTTCCTGACAGCACCCAGCAGGAAGAAAGCCAGGAGCCAGGCTgtgccagctgcagagggaggcacaCCGGGGGCGG ccagctctcctgcctcTGAGTGGGCCCCTGCAGCAGAGGGGGCCAGCGAGGCCaggagcccccccctccccctaaaGGCCCCCAGGACAGCTGCCAAGGCAGACAGCAGCTCGccagcccacagctccagcaAGGTGGCCCAGAGATGCAGCTACCTGGG CAcagggctgccccccaccccacaagtgCCCAGACTTCACTGCATGTCCCTGCTGGCCGCCCTCCACTCCCGTCTCCCCAGGGCTGCCGAGGAGCCAGCTGGCTTGGATTGCAgtagctcccccacccccgaggaGAACGGCGGCATGTTCCTGCTGAAGAAAGACAGCGAGCGCAGGGCCACCCTGCACCAGATCCTGACGGAGGAGCAGCCCAGCATCGTGGCCGCCTTGGTGGAGGCCCAGAGCCAG agctgggaaggagggaggctcTCCTCGGAGCACATCGCCCAGCTGGTGTCCTGCCTCAAGAGCTACATCTGCTCCCCCAGCCGCCGGCAGCTCAGCCAGGACCTGCTGGGGCTCCAGGCCCTGCTGTGGGCGGAGGGCCTGAGCCTTCGCCACGTGCAGGTGCCGCTCTTCAGCTTCCAGGACACG GTGAAGCAGCTCCTACGGCAGCACCAGATCAAGCCGCACTGGATGTTCGCCCTGGACAACCTCATGGGCCAGGCCGTGCAGGCGGCTTTCACCATCCTTGTGACGG CCTTGGCCGCGCACCCCCGggggccccagcagggggcgGTGGACGCCCTCCTCATTGCCTGGTTACAGAGCCACGGAGCGGATGAGGCTGCGACCGAGACG TTCCTGCAGCATGGCTTCACCCTGCCCGACCTGCTGACCTGCGCCACCCGTGATGACCTGCTTTACACCGGCATCAG AGGGGGGCTGGTGTGCAAGCTATGGGGAGCCATCCAGGAGCACCGGAAATCCCTGGCCAAGCAGGTGCAACGGGAAGCCGCGTGA
- the MAP3K6 gene encoding mitogen-activated protein kinase kinase kinase 6 isoform X6: MPLARRPWWGSRPWLLRARRRLRLHRKAWDRVAAAPRLSGVHTGKVFWWVGLGGPTWAATDPTGDRRRSGRKRPCQPFGPVSGGWGIRCTCAPPPTHTPELEAAGRGAGMDGESRPGSAERAGSCWQDPLAMAIAPSKPVAGAPGRRGSSSRSRALRVVYVLGGGSAQSLPLRCLRDACREVRAELETVPFGTLALGDTGPLGCFYNADVAVVEVSNSLCQPTLFYHLGVRESFSMTNNVLLCCHTDLPDLQALKEDICQKNSDCCGTYTFIPYVVTAQNKVLCCDASTMKCLTELFQPSFNVETFFTPLAGRLAKLLEGTPTNSCGYFRETIRQDIRKAREMYSGEQLSRELANIQQRLDNVELLSLDIVMNLLLSYRDVQDYDAIIRLVETLQALPTCDVAEQHNIRFHYTFALERRNQPGDREKALSVLLPVVERREGAAPDLYCMCGRIYKDLFIGSGFTDMEKRDQAYYWYSKAFDTEPSLHSGINSAVLLIAAGHQFETSVELRQIGVKLSCLLGNKGSVEKMQYYWDVGFYLGSWILASDLSKVIRASEKLYMLNAPVWYLTSVMETFLLYKHFKTCPEIKTPKQEQADFWMGFLLASCQPFVSTECCPVLILELTKVLQPAQLTVHNSEAEKLVTLCHICPPEERGISSWTFPASSIRGISISKCDERCCFLYVLHTAEDFQLYFPTQHHCQWFCKLIHSFVAELAVGGEEAGDGPDEDLEYDYEYTEMGDRVILGKGTYGVVYAGRDLSNQVRIAIKEIPERDSRYSQPLHEEIALHKRLQHRNIVQYLGSISQDGFIKIFMEEVPGGSLSSLLRSKWGPLKDNEPTIVFYTKQILEGLRYLHDNQIVHRDIKGDNVLINTYSGVLKISDFGTSKRLAGMSPSAETFTGTLQYMAPEIIDQGPRGYGKPADIWSLGCTVIEMATGHPPFYELGSPQAAMFKVGMFKMHPEVPDSMSGAAKAFILQCFEVDPDKRAPAAALLQEPFLTAPSRKKARSQAVPAAEGGTPGAASSPASEWAPAAEGASEARSPPLPLKAPRTAAKADSSSPAHSSSKVAQRCSYLGTGLPPTPQVPRLHCMSLLAALHSRLPRAAEEPAGLDCSSSPTPEENGGMFLLKKDSERRATLHQILTEEQPSIVAALVEAQSQSWEGGRLSSEHIAQLVSCLKSYICSPSRRQLSQDLLGLQALLWAEGLSLRHVQVPLFSFQDTVKQLLRQHQIKPHWMFALDNLMGQAVQAAFTILVTGSPPCPPGARGRLQEALLEKEREWQRQLQRALRAAEQDAKALQGSKPRALAAHPRGPQQGAVDALLIAWLQSHGADEAATETFLQHGFTLPDLLTCATRDDLLYTGIRGGLVCKLWGAIQEHRKSLAKQVQREAA; the protein is encoded by the exons ATGCCCCTGGCGAGAAGGCCCTGGTGGGGCAGCCGCCCGTGGCTCCTGCGAGCCCGGCGGCGGCTGCGTTTGCACAGGAAGGCGTGGGACCGGGTAGCTGCCGCTCCCCGACTCTCAGGAGTTCACACAGGGAAAGTGTTTTGGTGGGTGGGGCTCGGGGGCCCCACGTGGGCTGCAACTGACCCAACTGGGGACCGGCGGCGCTCCGGGCGGAAACGGCCGTGCCAGCCTTTCGGCCCCGTGTCGGGGGGCTGGGGGATCCGCTGCACGTgcgcgcccccccccacacacacaccggaGCTCGAGGCTGCGGGGCGAGGCGCCGGCATGGACGGGGAGAGCAGGCCGGGAAGCGCCGagcgggcggggagctgctggcaggACCCCCTGGCCATGGCCATCGCCCCCAGCAAGCCGGTGGCCGGCGCCCCGGGCCGCCGGGGGAGCAGCAGCCGGAGCCGGGCTCTCCGCGTGGTCTACGTCCTCGGCGGGGGCTCggcccagtccctgcccctgcgCTGCCTGCGGGACGCCTGCCGGGAGGTGCGGGCGGAGCTGGAGACGGTGCCCTTCGGCACCCTGGCGCTGGGCGACACGggccccctgggctgcttctacAACGCCG ATGTGGCTGTGGTGGAAGTGAGCAACTCCTTGTGCCAGCCCACGCTCTTCTACCACCTCGGGGTGCGGGAGAGCTTCAGCATGACCAACAACGTCCTCCTGTGCTGCCACACTGACCTTCCGGACCTGCAGGCCCTCAAG GAGGATATCTGCCAGAAGAACTCC GACTGCTGCGGCACTTACACCTTCATCCCCTACGTGGTGACAGCCCAGAACAAAGTCCTGTGCTGTGATGCTAGCACCATGAAGTGCCTGACCGAGCTCTTCCAGCCCAGCTTCAACGTGGAGACCTTCTTCACCCCCCTGGCGGGGCGTCTGGCCAAGCTGCTGGAGGGCACCCCCACCAACTCCTG CGGCTATTTCCGGGAGACGATCCGCCAGGACATCCGCAAGGCCCGGGAGATGTACAGCGGGGAGCAGCTGAGCCGGGAGCTGGCCAACATCCAGCAGCGCCTGGACAATGTGGAGCTCCTCAGCCTGGACATCGTCATGAACCTCCTCCTGTCCTATCGGGACGTGCAG GACTACGATGCCATCATCAGGCTGGTGGAGAcgctccaggccctgcccaccTGCGACGTGGCCGAACAGCACAACATCCGCTTCCACTACACCTTCGCCCTCGAAAG GCGGAACCAGCCTGGGGACCGGGAGAAGGCGCTTTCCGTGCTCCTGCCGGTGGTGGAGAGGCGAGAAGGGGCGGCGCCCGACCTGTACTGCATGTGCGGCCGCATTTACAAGGACCTGTTCATCGGCTCCGGCTTCACGGACATGGAGAAAAGGGACCAGGCCTATTACTG GTACAGCAAAGCCTTTGACACGGAGCCGAGCCTCCACTCTGGGATTAACTCTGCTGTCCTGCTCATAGCAGCCGGGCACCAGTTTGAAACCTCCGTGGAGCTCCGGCAAATAG GCGTGAAGCTGAGCTGCCTTCTGGGCAATAAGGGCAGCGTGGAGAAGATGCAGTATTACTGGGATGTGGGCTTCTACCTGGGCTCCTGGATCCTGGCCAGCGACCTCAGCAAAGTCATCCGGGCCTCGGAGAAACTCTACATGCTCAATGCCCCTGTCTG GTACCTGACCTCCGTCATGGAGACCTTCCTCTTGTACAAACACTTCAAGACCTGCCCGGAGATCAAGACGCCCAAGCAGGAGCAGGCTGACTTCTGGATGGGCTTCCTGCTGGCGTCCTGCCAGCCCTTCGTCTCCACGGAGTGCTGCCCG GTGCTGATTCTAGAGCTGACCAAagtcctgcagccagcccagctgaCGGTGCACAATAGCGAGGCTGAAAAGTTGGTGACGCTGTGCCACATCTGCCCCCCAGAGGAG AGAGGGATCTCCAGCTGGACCTTTCCGGCTTCCTCCATCCGTGGAATCAG catctCCAAGTGTGACGAGCGCTGCTGCTTCCTATACGTGCTGCACACGGCTGAGGATTTCCAGCTGTACTTCCCCACCCAGCACCACTGCCAATG GTTCTGCAAGCTGATTCACTCCTTCGTGGCCGAGCTGGCAGTGGGGGGCGAGGAGGCGGGCGACGGCCCAGACGAGGACCTGGAG TACGACTACGAATATACGGAGATGGGCGACAGGGTGATCCTGGGCAAGGGGACCTATGGGGTTGTCTACGCCGGGCGGGACCTCAGCAACCAGGTGCGCATCGCCATCAAGGAGATCCCGGAGCGGGACAGCAG GTACTCTCAGCCCCTGCACGAGGAGATCGCCCTGCACAAGCGTCTGCAACACCGGAACATCGTCCAGTACCTGGGCTCCATCAGCCAGGACGGCTTCATCAAGATCTTCATGGAGGAGGTGCCGGGAG GGAGCCTCTCGTCCCTCCTGCGCTCCAAGTGGGGCCCCCTGAAGGACAACGAGCCCACCATCGTGTTCTACACCAAGCAGATCCTGGAGGGCCTGCGCTACCTGCATGACAACCAGATCGTCCACCGGGACATCAAG GGAGACAACGTCCTTATCAACACCTACAGCGGGGTGCTGAAGATCTCTGACTTCGGGACCTCCAAGAGGCTGGCTGGGATGAGCCCCAGCGCCGAGACCTTCACAG GCACCCTGCAGTACATGGCCCCAGAGATCATCGACCAGGGCCCCCGAGGCTACGGGAAGCCGGCCGATATCTGGTCCCTGGGCTGCACCGTCATCGAGATGGCCACGGGCCACCCCCCGTTCTATGAGCTGGGCAGCCCGCAGGCCGCCATGTTCAAG GTGGGCATGTTCAAGATGCACCCCGAGGTGCCTGACTCCATGTCGGGGGCAGCCAAGGCCTTCATCCTCCAGTGCTTTGAGGTGGATCCGGATAAGCGGGCGCCCGCCGCAGCCCTGCTCCAGGAGCCCTTCCTGACAGCACCCAGCAGGAAGAAAGCCAGGAGCCAGGCTgtgccagctgcagagggaggcacaCCGGGGGCGG ccagctctcctgcctcTGAGTGGGCCCCTGCAGCAGAGGGGGCCAGCGAGGCCaggagcccccccctccccctaaaGGCCCCCAGGACAGCTGCCAAGGCAGACAGCAGCTCGccagcccacagctccagcaAGGTGGCCCAGAGATGCAGCTACCTGGG CAcagggctgccccccaccccacaagtgCCCAGACTTCACTGCATGTCCCTGCTGGCCGCCCTCCACTCCCGTCTCCCCAGGGCTGCCGAGGAGCCAGCTGGCTTGGATTGCAgtagctcccccacccccgaggaGAACGGCGGCATGTTCCTGCTGAAGAAAGACAGCGAGCGCAGGGCCACCCTGCACCAGATCCTGACGGAGGAGCAGCCCAGCATCGTGGCCGCCTTGGTGGAGGCCCAGAGCCAG agctgggaaggagggaggctcTCCTCGGAGCACATCGCCCAGCTGGTGTCCTGCCTCAAGAGCTACATCTGCTCCCCCAGCCGCCGGCAGCTCAGCCAGGACCTGCTGGGGCTCCAGGCCCTGCTGTGGGCGGAGGGCCTGAGCCTTCGCCACGTGCAGGTGCCGCTCTTCAGCTTCCAGGACACG GTGAAGCAGCTCCTACGGCAGCACCAGATCAAGCCGCACTGGATGTTCGCCCTGGACAACCTCATGGGCCAGGCCGTGCAGGCGGCTTTCACCATCCTTGTGACGG GCTCTCCGCCTTGCCCCCCCGGCGCGCGTGGCAGGCTGCAGGAGGCGTTGCTGGAGAAGGAGCGAGAgtggcagaggcagctgcagagggcgctccgggcCGCGGAGCAGGATGCCAAGGCTCTGCAGGGATCCAAGCCCCGAG CCTTGGCCGCGCACCCCCGggggccccagcagggggcgGTGGACGCCCTCCTCATTGCCTGGTTACAGAGCCACGGAGCGGATGAGGCTGCGACCGAGACG TTCCTGCAGCATGGCTTCACCCTGCCCGACCTGCTGACCTGCGCCACCCGTGATGACCTGCTTTACACCGGCATCAG AGGGGGGCTGGTGTGCAAGCTATGGGGAGCCATCCAGGAGCACCGGAAATCCCTGGCCAAGCAGGTGCAACGGGAAGCCGCGTGA